The following are from one region of the Sulfolobales archaeon genome:
- a CDS encoding ATP-binding cassette domain-containing protein, whose protein sequence is MEAILSVRGVVKYFPVSVGFLGSKRYVRAVDGVDLDLYDGEVLALVGESGSGKTTLGRIIAGLLKPDRGSVLYRGVDIYEGRSVRREIRNKIQAVFQNPDSSLNPRLQIFDIVGEAILSREPGASKEEVLDKAIKLLKMVGLVEDHIFKYPHELSGGERQRVAIARAIAMEPEILVADEIVSALDVSVRAQIMNLLMDLKEKLGLSIIFITHDMGLVWSISDRVAIMYLGKIVEVGPTEVIFKRPGHPYTKMLLYSSPILASTEAYKDPMYKARGEPPSPIDPPKGCRFITRCPIAIDECSKEHPELREVSKDHMVACIRYTSNTGFERQVFQ, encoded by the coding sequence ATGGAGGCGATACTAAGCGTTAGAGGAGTTGTAAAATATTTCCCAGTATCGGTGGGGTTTCTAGGTTCTAAGAGATATGTTAGAGCTGTTGATGGCGTAGATCTGGATCTATATGATGGCGAGGTTCTAGCACTTGTAGGCGAGAGCGGATCTGGGAAGACAACGCTTGGAAGGATCATAGCTGGGCTCTTAAAACCAGATCGTGGGAGCGTTCTCTATAGAGGCGTGGACATATATGAGGGGAGGAGTGTTAGGAGGGAGATTAGAAATAAGATCCAGGCTGTCTTCCAGAACCCAGATAGCAGCCTAAATCCAAGGCTACAGATCTTCGATATAGTTGGGGAAGCGATATTAAGTAGAGAACCAGGGGCTTCGAAGGAGGAGGTGTTGGATAAAGCTATAAAGCTTTTAAAGATGGTAGGCCTTGTAGAGGATCATATCTTTAAATACCCCCACGAGCTCTCAGGGGGTGAGAGGCAGAGAGTCGCAATCGCTAGGGCTATAGCTATGGAGCCTGAAATCCTCGTCGCAGATGAGATCGTATCCGCCCTAGACGTCTCTGTTAGAGCGCAGATCATGAACCTACTGATGGATCTTAAAGAGAAGCTTGGTCTTAGCATAATATTTATCACACATGATATGGGGCTTGTGTGGAGCATATCTGATAGAGTTGCCATCATGTATCTAGGCAAGATAGTCGAGGTCGGCCCTACAGAGGTGATCTTCAAGAGACCTGGGCACCCATATACAAAAATGCTCCTATACTCATCACCAATACTAGCTTCAACAGAGGCATATAAAGATCCGATGTATAAAGCTAGAGGCGAACCCCCAAGCCCTATAGACCCTCCAAAGGGCTGTAGATTTATAACTAGATGCCCAATAGCAATTGATGAATGCTCCAAAGAGCATCCAGAGCTTAGAGAGGTCTCCAAAGATCACATGGTTGCATGCATCAGATACACCAGCAATACCGGTTTTGAAAGACAGGTATTTCAATAG